Proteins encoded by one window of Thermococcus sp. Bubb.Bath:
- a CDS encoding riboflavin synthase, which yields MFTGIVEGTGRARYSAGKLYVELPFEVKEGDSVVVNGACLTVVSFDGKTAVFDVGEETLARTNLREAKVVNLERAMPANGRFDGHIVTGHVDGTIRFVAKRRSGNTTWIAFEMPKENWGVAEKGSIALNGVSLTVARAEASRFWIQVIPYTLEKTNLDLLRPGERVNYEIDVLARYVRRILER from the coding sequence ATGTTCACGGGGATAGTTGAGGGAACCGGAAGGGCCCGCTATTCGGCTGGAAAGCTCTACGTTGAGCTCCCGTTTGAGGTGAAGGAAGGGGACAGTGTGGTGGTAAACGGGGCCTGTCTAACCGTCGTTTCCTTCGACGGAAAAACGGCCGTCTTCGATGTTGGCGAGGAAACCCTAGCGAGAACAAACCTAAGGGAAGCAAAGGTGGTCAACCTTGAAAGGGCCATGCCAGCTAACGGCCGCTTCGACGGGCACATAGTTACCGGCCACGTGGACGGGACGATAAGGTTCGTGGCAAAGAGGAGGAGCGGAAACACGACCTGGATTGCCTTTGAAATGCCGAAGGAAAATTGGGGGGTTGCGGAGAAGGGCTCGATAGCTCTCAACGGCGTCTCTCTCACCGTTGCGAGAGCTGAAGCCAGCCGCTTTTGGATTCAGGTCATTCCCTACACCCTCGAAAAGACGAACCTCGACCTCCTGAGGCCGGGTGAAAGGGTGAACTACGAGATAGACGTTCTGGCCAGATACGTGAGGAGAATCCTTGAGCGTTAG
- a CDS encoding bifunctional 3,4-dihydroxy-2-butanone-4-phosphate synthase/GTP cyclohydrolase II has translation MNWDSVKNAVLEGKPVVLIDDRREFEADLIYPAEIASPEVVNFMLSMKGLLCLTMDMDEALERGFFPLPSKEGETNFLIPVDYKETFTGITAEERALTARKVAEGLGVEAFRYPGHLHLLGGIGLNRRRGHTESSLELMEILGFRRYALIVEILDENGDSHNREYALKLAEEHGLPVLTTDDVWKEFVRRKQLMRIYANARLPTRYGDFRIISFDNELDFKEHAAIVKEPYGEVPLVRVHSQCLTGDTLGSLKCDCGSQLANALRMIEQEGGILLYMDQEGRGIGLKEKIKAYELQDKGLDTVEANEALGHKADERTFEAAFQMLRALGVSKVRLITNNPKKAEALEEFGIEVVETVPAPGEVTEYNRFYLKTKAEKLGHKLPFEV, from the coding sequence ATGAACTGGGACTCAGTCAAAAATGCGGTTCTTGAGGGAAAACCGGTTGTTCTCATAGATGACAGGAGGGAGTTTGAGGCCGATTTGATTTATCCGGCCGAGATAGCTTCTCCAGAGGTCGTCAACTTCATGCTCTCAATGAAGGGCCTTCTCTGTCTCACCATGGACATGGACGAGGCGTTGGAGAGGGGCTTCTTCCCGCTTCCGAGCAAGGAGGGGGAGACTAATTTTCTCATCCCGGTTGACTATAAGGAAACCTTCACGGGCATAACGGCAGAGGAGAGGGCGCTGACGGCGAGGAAGGTTGCGGAAGGGCTTGGAGTCGAGGCCTTTCGCTACCCCGGCCACCTCCACCTCCTCGGCGGAATAGGCCTCAACAGGAGGAGGGGGCACACCGAAAGCTCCCTTGAACTAATGGAGATACTCGGGTTCAGGAGGTACGCCCTCATCGTGGAAATCCTCGACGAGAATGGTGACTCTCACAACAGGGAGTACGCCCTAAAGCTAGCGGAGGAGCACGGCCTTCCCGTCCTCACCACGGACGACGTCTGGAAGGAGTTCGTGAGGAGAAAGCAGCTGATGAGGATTTACGCTAACGCGAGGCTCCCGACGAGGTACGGCGACTTCAGGATAATCTCCTTTGACAATGAACTCGACTTCAAGGAGCACGCGGCCATAGTCAAGGAGCCCTATGGAGAAGTCCCGCTTGTCAGGGTTCACTCCCAGTGCCTCACTGGGGACACACTCGGTTCGCTAAAATGCGACTGCGGTAGCCAGCTCGCCAACGCCCTCAGGATGATAGAGCAGGAGGGTGGAATACTCCTTTACATGGACCAGGAGGGCAGGGGAATCGGCCTAAAGGAGAAGATAAAGGCCTACGAGCTCCAGGACAAAGGTCTGGACACCGTTGAGGCTAACGAGGCCCTCGGCCACAAAGCCGACGAGAGAACCTTCGAGGCAGCTTTCCAGATGCTCCGCGCTCTTGGCGTCTCAAAGGTCAGGCTGATAACCAACAACCCGAAGAAAGCGGAGGCCCTTGAGGAGTTCGGGATAGAGGTCGTTGAGACTGTTCCAGCTCCTGGTGAGGTTACAGAGTACAACAGGTTCTACTTAAAGACCAAAGCAGAGAAGCTCGGTCATAAACTTCCCTTTGAAGTCTGA
- the ribH gene encoding 6,7-dimethyl-8-ribityllumazine synthase produces MEVRVIEGEFKSEGVKIGVVVARFNDLLTNEILSGALDCFERHGVEGVDVVKVPGSFEIPLVAKKLAESGKYDAVLALGAVVRGETKHFDLVANEVAKGVASVSLQSGVPVIFGVITVEDELQGFNRAGIKSNKGFEYAMAALEMANLMKKLRGKE; encoded by the coding sequence ATGGAAGTCCGCGTAATTGAGGGCGAATTTAAGAGCGAAGGCGTAAAGATTGGAGTCGTCGTTGCCCGTTTCAACGACCTTCTGACCAACGAGATCCTCAGCGGTGCCCTCGACTGCTTTGAGAGGCATGGCGTTGAGGGAGTTGACGTCGTTAAGGTTCCGGGAAGCTTTGAGATACCGCTGGTTGCCAAAAAACTCGCCGAGAGCGGGAAGTACGACGCGGTTCTCGCCCTTGGCGCGGTTGTTAGGGGAGAAACGAAGCACTTCGACCTCGTTGCCAATGAAGTCGCCAAGGGAGTCGCCAGCGTTTCCCTTCAGAGCGGCGTTCCTGTCATCTTCGGCGTGATAACCGTCGAGGACGAGCTCCAGGGCTTCAACAGGGCAGGAATTAAGAGCAACAAGGGATTCGAGTACGCGATGGCCGCGCTGGAGATGGCAAATTTGATGAAAAAACTTAGAGGGAAGGAGTGA
- the thiC gene encoding phosphomethylpyrimidine synthase ThiC — protein sequence MTQIEEARKGVITEEMKFVAEREGIDAEKLRRNVARGYTVIFRNVRHDWVKPVAVGAGVRVKVNANIGTSRDIVDVKAEIEKAKVAVKYGADTIMDLSTGGDLDETRKTIMHAVDVPIGTVPIYQAAEEMLAKGKAIIEMTEEDMWGAVEKHFKDGVDYTTIHVGVTKEVVEKMKRAKRTVGMVSRGGTFLAAWILHWGEENPFYKDYDYLLELAREYDVVLSLGDGLRPGGLPDAGDELQIAELYTLGRLVRRAREAGVQTMVEGPGHVPIDQIAAQVKLAKVATDNAPFYVLGPVVTDIFPGYDHITAAIGGAIAALNGADFLCYVTPAEHLGLPDVEHVRQGVIAAKIAAHAVNLTRFEADFRKDYLMALARGKLKWAKQFELSMDKERFIEIRKERPTKTEACSMCGDLCAIKLINDMLAGERE from the coding sequence ATGACACAGATTGAGGAAGCCAGGAAGGGCGTCATAACTGAGGAAATGAAGTTTGTGGCCGAGAGAGAAGGAATAGACGCCGAAAAACTGAGGAGGAACGTTGCCAGGGGTTACACCGTCATCTTCCGCAACGTCCGCCACGACTGGGTTAAGCCGGTTGCCGTTGGCGCGGGCGTCAGGGTCAAGGTGAACGCGAACATAGGTACCTCAAGGGACATTGTTGACGTTAAGGCCGAAATAGAAAAAGCCAAGGTCGCCGTGAAGTACGGCGCCGACACGATAATGGACCTCTCAACCGGCGGAGACCTCGACGAGACAAGGAAGACCATAATGCACGCCGTGGACGTTCCCATCGGTACTGTTCCAATCTACCAGGCCGCGGAGGAAATGCTGGCAAAGGGCAAAGCCATCATAGAGATGACCGAGGAGGACATGTGGGGAGCAGTCGAGAAGCACTTCAAGGACGGCGTAGACTACACGACCATCCACGTCGGCGTCACTAAAGAGGTCGTTGAGAAGATGAAGAGGGCGAAGAGAACCGTCGGAATGGTCTCGCGCGGCGGGACGTTTCTGGCGGCCTGGATACTTCACTGGGGCGAGGAAAACCCATTCTACAAGGACTACGACTACCTTCTTGAGCTCGCCAGGGAGTATGATGTGGTTTTGAGCCTCGGCGACGGGCTGAGGCCCGGCGGTCTGCCCGACGCCGGCGATGAGCTTCAGATTGCCGAGCTCTACACCCTCGGGAGGCTCGTCAGGCGCGCAAGAGAAGCTGGAGTCCAAACCATGGTCGAGGGGCCGGGCCACGTCCCCATAGACCAGATAGCGGCCCAGGTGAAGCTGGCCAAGGTTGCAACGGACAACGCACCCTTCTATGTCCTCGGGCCGGTGGTTACCGACATCTTCCCCGGCTACGACCACATAACGGCCGCAATAGGCGGGGCAATAGCGGCCCTTAACGGGGCTGACTTCCTCTGCTACGTGACTCCCGCCGAGCACCTCGGCCTTCCCGATGTGGAGCACGTGAGGCAGGGCGTGATAGCGGCGAAGATAGCGGCCCACGCGGTCAACCTGACCCGCTTCGAGGCCGACTTTAGGAAGGACTACCTCATGGCCCTCGCAAGAGGGAAGTTAAAATGGGCAAAACAGTTCGAGCTTTCGATGGACAAGGAGCGCTTCATCGAGATAAGGAAGGAGAGGCCAACGAAGACGGAGGCCTGCTCGATGTGCGGCGACCTCTGCGCAATAAAGCTCATCAACGACATGCTCGCGGGTGAGCGGGAGTGA
- a CDS encoding phosphoribosylaminoimidazolesuccinocarboxamide synthase: protein MRRIYRGKTKDVYEDGPYLVFHFKDSILGEDGREDTGGNEVIGERRGKGSAVLDETEFFFRLLERNGIRTHFVERIDKRRARFLKAEKIPLEVIYRELAYGSFLRRYNGWVKELTPLGIVEFTLKDDALKDPLITEEAIVRLGIASEGEVMEMKEKTRIVAEILREFFCSKGLQLVDFKLEFGRRNGKLIVIDELSGDTMRIMRDGKLLSQEKLREVIV from the coding sequence GTGAGGCGGATCTACCGCGGAAAGACCAAGGACGTTTACGAGGATGGGCCCTATCTCGTCTTCCATTTCAAGGACTCAATACTCGGCGAGGACGGAAGGGAAGACACCGGCGGCAACGAGGTCATAGGTGAGCGGAGGGGTAAGGGAAGCGCTGTTTTAGATGAGACGGAGTTCTTCTTCCGCCTTCTTGAGAGGAACGGGATAAGGACCCACTTCGTTGAGCGGATTGACAAGAGGAGGGCGCGCTTCCTGAAGGCGGAGAAAATCCCGCTTGAGGTCATCTACCGCGAATTAGCTTACGGGAGCTTCCTGAGGCGTTACAATGGCTGGGTAAAGGAGCTGACGCCACTCGGGATAGTGGAGTTCACGCTTAAGGACGATGCCCTGAAGGACCCGCTGATAACTGAAGAGGCTATAGTGAGGCTCGGAATAGCGAGCGAAGGGGAAGTCATGGAGATGAAGGAGAAAACCCGGATAGTCGCCGAGATTCTAAGGGAGTTCTTCTGTTCAAAAGGCCTTCAGCTTGTTGATTTCAAGCTGGAGTTCGGCCGGAGAAACGGCAAGCTTATCGTCATAGACGAGCTGAGCGGCGACACGATGCGGATTATGAGGGATGGAAAGCTCCTGAGTCAGGAGAAGCTTAGGGAGGTGATAGTGTGA
- a CDS encoding IMP cyclohydrolase has protein sequence MRYVGRTLGIGLNKGKPFAFYLLCSRSFPNRRAVVKGNAVYIINQTETENPYVSYPVVRLRKDYAVVTNGLHTDFIAQALEWEKPRKALVHVLDALDYERDDYNTPRIAGIIKRGEKRGWLGFVGRDKLWVRELKLGEGRAFLTATYNVDGFESVEVDFSNQEELVEKVMGLPFEHKVLAIGIVENEKGWGLSFTPSL, from the coding sequence GTGAGGTATGTGGGGAGAACCCTCGGGATAGGACTGAACAAAGGAAAGCCCTTCGCATTCTATCTCCTCTGCTCCCGCTCCTTCCCGAACAGGAGGGCGGTGGTAAAGGGGAACGCGGTTTACATAATCAACCAGACCGAGACGGAGAACCCGTACGTGAGCTATCCCGTCGTGAGGCTGAGGAAGGATTACGCGGTTGTCACCAACGGCCTCCACACGGACTTTATAGCTCAGGCCCTCGAGTGGGAGAAGCCAAGGAAGGCCCTCGTCCACGTCTTAGATGCGCTCGACTACGAGAGGGACGACTACAACACTCCAAGGATAGCGGGGATAATTAAGCGCGGGGAAAAAAGGGGCTGGCTCGGCTTCGTCGGAAGGGATAAGCTCTGGGTCAGGGAGCTTAAGCTCGGGGAAGGGAGGGCTTTCCTGACGGCTACTTACAATGTTGATGGCTTCGAAAGTGTTGAAGTGGACTTTTCCAACCAGGAAGAGCTCGTTGAAAAGGTCATGGGGCTTCCCTTCGAGCACAAGGTGCTCGCTATTGGGATAGTTGAAAATGAGAAAGGGTGGGGTCTTTCCTTCACTCCTTCCCTCTAA
- a CDS encoding formate--phosphoribosylaminoimidazolecarboxamide ligase: protein MIVSTIASHSSLQILLGAKKEGLRTRLYVNPKREPFYSSLPIVDELLVTEDMSTILNDNGIAVPHGSFVAYLGLKAIERARAKFFGNRRFLKWETTFELQDKALDKAGIPRVEVVEPEDVKPDELYFVRIEGPRGGSGHFIARGSELEDKLSKLKEPYRVERFIPGVYLYVHFFYSPIMGRLELIGVDERVLIADGNARWPVRPLPYTIAGNRAVVLRESLLPQLHDYGLAFVEAMRKLEPPGIIGPFALHFAYDGSFRAIGIASRIDGGSNADHWYSELYWGERLSMGQRIARELRLAEEEDRLGEVVT, encoded by the coding sequence GTGATAGTTTCCACGATAGCTTCCCACTCCTCGCTCCAGATACTCCTCGGGGCAAAGAAGGAGGGTCTTAGGACAAGGCTCTACGTGAATCCAAAGAGGGAGCCATTCTACTCCTCCCTCCCAATCGTTGATGAGCTCCTGGTTACCGAGGACATGAGCACCATCCTGAACGACAACGGTATAGCTGTCCCGCACGGCTCGTTCGTTGCCTACCTCGGGCTTAAGGCGATAGAAAGGGCCAGAGCCAAGTTCTTCGGAAACAGACGCTTCCTCAAGTGGGAGACTACCTTCGAACTCCAGGATAAGGCCCTCGATAAGGCTGGAATTCCTAGGGTTGAGGTGGTCGAGCCTGAGGACGTTAAGCCGGACGAGCTCTACTTCGTCAGGATTGAAGGGCCGAGGGGAGGGAGCGGCCACTTTATTGCAAGGGGCAGTGAACTTGAGGATAAACTTTCAAAGCTTAAAGAGCCTTACAGGGTCGAGCGCTTTATCCCCGGCGTTTACCTTTACGTCCACTTCTTCTACTCGCCGATCATGGGGAGGCTTGAACTAATCGGCGTTGATGAGAGAGTTCTTATAGCGGACGGCAATGCCCGCTGGCCGGTAAGGCCGCTTCCGTACACGATAGCCGGCAACAGGGCAGTGGTTCTCAGAGAGTCGCTTCTTCCACAGCTACATGACTATGGGCTGGCCTTCGTCGAGGCGATGAGAAAGCTCGAACCTCCAGGGATAATCGGCCCCTTTGCGCTCCACTTCGCCTACGACGGCTCTTTCAGGGCGATAGGCATCGCATCGCGCATAGACGGGGGGAGCAACGCCGACCACTGGTACTCTGAGCTCTACTGGGGTGAGAGGCTCAGCATGGGGCAGAGGATAGCGAGGGAGCTCAGGCTTGCCGAGGAGGAAGACAGGCTTGGGGAGGTGGTAACGTGA
- the ribD gene encoding bifunctional diaminohydroxyphosphoribosylaminopyrimidine deaminase/5-amino-6-(5-phosphoribosylamino)uracil reductase RibD, producing the protein MKSEDEKFMRLALELAKRGEGWVNSNPMVGAVIVKDGKIIGVGWHRKFGEKHAEVNAIEDAKAKGYDVKGATMYVTLEPCSHWGKQPPCADRIIREGFKRVVVAMEDPNPLVAGNGIEKMRKAGIDVEVGLLEDEARKLNEIFIKYITTKIPFVSIKLALTLDGFIATETGSSQWITGEKARQRVQKLRKRHMAIMVGSGTVLADDPRLNCRLEDCPQKVKVILDRSGRVADDVRNGRKFRLFEDGKAIFFTQRPEKFEGIAEVYPITEPIEILKKLGELGIDSVLIEGGRIACGFLPLADKFYLFYGPKLFGNGIKPFECLKVENANEAPLLRIESIERLGESFLVTAYPGGGDVHGDS; encoded by the coding sequence ATGAAGAGCGAAGACGAAAAGTTTATGAGACTCGCCCTTGAGCTGGCGAAGCGCGGGGAGGGGTGGGTAAACTCGAATCCCATGGTTGGAGCGGTTATAGTCAAGGATGGGAAGATAATAGGCGTCGGCTGGCACAGGAAGTTCGGCGAGAAGCACGCCGAGGTCAACGCCATCGAGGACGCGAAGGCAAAGGGTTATGACGTCAAAGGTGCTACGATGTACGTAACCCTCGAACCATGCTCTCACTGGGGAAAGCAGCCCCCCTGTGCTGATAGGATAATTAGAGAGGGCTTTAAGCGTGTCGTCGTTGCGATGGAGGATCCGAACCCCCTCGTCGCCGGCAATGGCATAGAAAAGATGAGGAAAGCTGGGATAGATGTGGAAGTCGGCCTCTTGGAGGACGAAGCGAGGAAGCTCAACGAAATCTTTATCAAATACATCACAACTAAGATTCCCTTCGTTTCCATAAAGCTTGCCCTCACGCTCGACGGATTCATAGCAACAGAAACCGGCTCCTCACAGTGGATAACAGGAGAAAAGGCCCGCCAGAGGGTTCAGAAACTGAGAAAAAGACACATGGCAATAATGGTCGGCTCTGGAACGGTTCTCGCCGACGATCCAAGGCTCAACTGCAGGCTTGAGGACTGCCCACAGAAGGTTAAGGTTATCCTCGACCGCTCCGGTAGGGTGGCGGATGATGTAAGAAACGGAAGGAAGTTCCGCCTCTTCGAGGATGGGAAGGCTATCTTCTTCACGCAGAGGCCTGAGAAATTCGAGGGAATAGCTGAGGTCTACCCTATAACTGAACCAATTGAGATCCTGAAGAAGCTCGGCGAGCTCGGGATAGACAGCGTCCTGATCGAGGGCGGCAGGATAGCCTGTGGGTTCCTGCCCCTGGCTGACAAGTTCTACCTGTTCTACGGGCCGAAGCTCTTCGGGAACGGGATAAAGCCCTTCGAGTGCCTCAAGGTTGAGAACGCCAACGAGGCTCCTCTATTGAGAATTGAATCAATCGAGAGGCTCGGTGAGAGCTTCCTCGTTACCGCTTATCCGGGTGGTGGAGATGTTCACGGGGATAGTTGA